TCCGTCGTGGTCCGTGCGTTCGTCATCCGGGCTCCTGGTCGCTCTCGTTCTCTCCCGGCATCATCCGCTCCGGGTCTGTCGTACCTCCAGCCTGACTGCCCGTGCCGGGACCGTCGATGGGGAGAACTCCCCCGGGCCCGGACGCAGAACTCCCCGTGACCCCTCGCATCACGGGGGTCACGGGGAGGCGGGCTCGGGCGCCCGGCAGGCCGGCTGCCGGGAGGAACCCCGATCAGATGATCGGGTGGCCCTGGTCGCGGGACTTCTTGATGTCCTTGGCGAAGCCTCGGACGATCGTGAACAGCACACCGAACACGATCACCGGCCACATCAGCACGTAGGCGGTCAGCACAGCAGTCATGGAGCGTCTCCTCTCAGGAGGTCAGTGGGTCAGCGGTCGGAGCCGGGGGCGACGGTCGCGCGGTCGTCGTCCTCGCCGTTCTCCTCCGCGGCGCCGGTCTCGTCGGCGGTGGGGGTCTCCTCGTCGAAGTCACCGGTGACCTTGCGGATCACCGAGAAGTCGAAGTCCTGCGTCGAGCGGAAGCTCAGCAGGTAGCAGACCAGGAACGAGACCGCGTAGGCGACCAGCGAGCCGGAGAGGGTCTCGTAGTCGCGCAGGAAGCCGAACCCGAAGGGCAGCACGGCGGCGCTCGCGACGATGCCGACGATCACGGCCGGGCGCAGCCCGAAGAAGCCGAAGGCCATGATGCCGAGCACCACGCCGACGCCGACGATGGCCAGCAGCTCCACCACCAGCGCCCAGACGCCGGTCAGCGGGATCAGCTGGAAGCGCACCGGCAGGAAGACGACCAGCGCGGCGATCACGGAGACGGAGAACGCCAGGTTCGTGACCTTCTTCCAGTAGAAGGAGGCGATGACCGGGAACACCAGGCAGCCCCACAGCGCGCCGACGAACACCAGCAGGTCCAGGATGTTGAACTTCGCGGTGGCGAAGTACAGGGCGAGTCCGGTGGCCACGATCATCGTGATCCGGCCGATCAGCACCATCAGCTTGGGGTTCACGTTCTTGCGCCCCACGGACTGGCCGTAGATGTCGGTCATGACGATCGAGCTGAGCGCCGAGAGGTCGGAATCCGCCGTCGAGGACAGCGAGCCGATGATCATGATGAACGCGAGCGCCACCAGGGCCACGGGCAGGTAGGTGCCGACCATCTGCGGCATCAGGTTGTTGATGTCGCCGCCGGCGGGCTCGATGCCCAGGTACAGCGCCATCACGCCGAGCATGCCCACGCCGATCACGGTCGCGCCGTAGCCGACGGTGGCGGTGATGAAGGTGGGCTTGATGAGGTCCTCGCGCACCGCGAACAGGCGCTGGGCGATGGTCTGGTTGCCGATCGCGTAGGCGAGCACCGCGGCGATGTACGGGGCGCCCTGGTTGAAGAACGCGTCGGAGGAGAAGAAGCTCTCCTGCTGCGGGGTGACGTTGCCGCTGGCGAGGCCCTCGGCGAACATCGAGGGCCCGCCGGCGAGGAAGAAGACCGCGGGGATGATGATCACGGCCGCGCCGAGCATCGCCACGACCTGCGCGAAGTCGGTGAGGACGGAGGCGCGGAAGCCCGACCACAGGGTGTACAGCAGCACGCCGGCGGCGATGATCAGGATGCCGGCGCCGAAGTTGAGCGGGGAGAGCATCGCGATGATCGCGCCGCCCGCGATGAAGTTCGAGGTCAGGGAGATGACCGAGCCGAGCACGTTGGAGCCGGCGAGCATCAGCTGCGAGGAGCGGCCGTGGCGGGCGTACATCACCTCGGCCAGGGTGTGGGCGCGGGGGGCGACGGCGCGGATCCGCTTGCCGAAGGGGTAGATGAACAGGATCATCAGCGCGCCCCAGAGCCCGTAGTGGATGGGGCCGGAGACGCCGTAGGTGTACCCGGCGGTCACCGAGGCGTACATCGAGGACGCCCAGATCCAGGTGGCGGTCATCGAGGCGGCGGAGACGCCGAAGCCGATCTTGTTGCCGGCGGTCATGTAGTCGTCGGCGTTCTCCTGCTTGCGGGAGATCGAGACCGACATCCACATCGTGCCCCCGTAGAACAGGAGCAGGAGCAGGATGACTCCGATGATTCCGAGCTGGACGATCTCCCCTGAAGGCGCGGGCGGCACTGGTACTTCCTTTCGTCGCGGACAAACCGATCACAAGCGTCCGGTCCTCCGCGAGCGGCGCAGCGCGCGCTGAGCTCTGGGCGGGGCCCTGCAGCGGGCCGACCGGCAAACGACTCCTGGCATGCCGTCCGGTCGTCGTCGACCCGGGCGGTGCCTGGCACCTGCTCCGGGGACGGGACGGCGGCCGCGGCCCGTCGCCCCTCCCGGGGCGGTCCGCGGCTCGGTCGCACATGGAGCCGCATAGATACTCGCACACTGCCTGCGACATAGCCACCTGACGGGTAACGCCCCGGTAACCATTGCAGGTCAGGGCGCGCAAATCGATTGTCGGACAAACCGAATCCGAGTAGACCTACGACACACATGCATGAACATGCACTGCTCCGAGTGCCCCTGCTCGACCAGATCTTTTCGCTCGCTCCTCCACCTCACTCTCGCCGCCCGCGCTCGTCGCCCGATCTCCTCACCCGCTGCCCTCACCGACCGCATCACGTGGCAACGCGTGGCACCCGCGCTCGCGCCCCACGTACAGTGACGCTCGTCGAGAGGGCCGCATCGCAGCGGCCGAGAACCAGGAGGGCGCGGATGACCAGGCGTATCGGGCTGATCGGCTGCGGGGACGTCTCCGTCGTCCACGTCGAGGCGATCCGGGACATCGAGGGTCTCGAACTCGTCGGCGTGGCGGACACCGACCCGCAGGCACGAGCCCGTGCCGCCGCGGCGACCGGCGTGCCCGGCTTCGCCGACACCCAGGAGCTGATCGACGCCGCCGGCCCGGACGCCGTGCACGTGGCCACCCCTCATGACCAGCACATCGGCCCCTCGCTCACCGCCCTCGAGGCCGGGGTGCACGTGCTGCAGGAGAAGCCGCTCGCGCACACCCTCGAGGAGGGCCGGCGCCTGGTCGACGCGCTGGAGAGCGCGGGCGCCCGGCCCGGTGCGCCGAAGGTGGGGATCTGCTTCCAGAACCGCTACAACCTGGCCAGCCGACGCCTGCACGAGATGCTGGGCGCCGGCGAGCTCGGCGCGGTGCGCGGGGCCTGGGCCTCCGTGGTGTGGACCCGCAGCGCCGACTACTACCGGGCCAGGCCCTGGCGCGGCACCTGGGCCGGCTCCGGCGGCGGGCTCCTGATCAACCAGGCCATCCACACCCTGGACCTGGTGCAGTGGCTGCTGGGCGGGGTGGAGCGCACCGACGGGCACGTGGCGACCCGCAAGTACGGCGAGGTCATCGAGGTCGAGGACACCGCCGAGCTGCTGCTGCACCATCCCGGCGGCATCACCACCTCGTTCTTCGCCACCCTCACCGCCCCGCAGCACCGCCCGGTGGAGCTCGAGCTGGACTGCGAGCGGGCGTATGTGACGCTGCGCGGCGGCACCGACGGCGGGCTCACGATCCGCTGGGCCGACGGCCGGGTGGAGACCCTCGCCGAACGCTCGGTGACCTCCGGCGGCCGCTCCTACTGGGGCGTCTCCCACGAGCTGCTGATCCGCGACTTCTACGCGCGGCTGGACGAGCCGGAGCCCTTCTGGATCGGGCCCGGCGAGGCGATGGCCTCGCTGGGGATCCTGAAGGAGGCGTACCGGCTCAGCGGGGTGGGACCGGCGGCATGACAAAGGTCGGGATCGTCATCACCGATCCGCAGCGCTTCGACGCGGCGGACACGATGCGGGACGCGGTCCCGCTGCTGGCGGCGCTGCACCGCCGCGGGGCCGAGGCCCGGGCAGTGGACTGGGCGGATCCGGAGGTCGACTGGGCCGGCTTCGACCTGGTGGTGCTGCGCAGCCCGTGGGACTACGCGGTGCGGCCGAGGGAGTTCGATGCCTGGCTGGAGCGGGCCGACTCCCTCACCCGCGTGCTCAACGAGCCCGCACTGGTGCGCTGGAACATGGACAAGCGCTACCTCGCCCAGCTCGAGACCGCCGGCATCCCCGGGGTGCCCACGAGCTATCACGAGGAGGAGTCGTCGCTGGTGGACGCGCTGGCGGCGGCGGCGCGCGGGACCGGCGGATCCGGCGGCCCGGCCGACGGGGCGGGCACGCCCGCGCACGTCGTGCTCAAACCCACCGTCGGCGCCGGCGCCCGGCTGACCGGGCTGCTGCGGCCCGACGATCCCG
The window above is part of the Brachybacterium vulturis genome. Proteins encoded here:
- a CDS encoding putative transporter small subunit, giving the protein MTAVLTAYVLMWPVIVFGVLFTIVRGFAKDIKKSRDQGHPII
- a CDS encoding sodium:solute symporter family protein; protein product: MWMSVSISRKQENADDYMTAGNKIGFGVSAASMTATWIWASSMYASVTAGYTYGVSGPIHYGLWGALMILFIYPFGKRIRAVAPRAHTLAEVMYARHGRSSQLMLAGSNVLGSVISLTSNFIAGGAIIAMLSPLNFGAGILIIAAGVLLYTLWSGFRASVLTDFAQVVAMLGAAVIIIPAVFFLAGGPSMFAEGLASGNVTPQQESFFSSDAFFNQGAPYIAAVLAYAIGNQTIAQRLFAVREDLIKPTFITATVGYGATVIGVGMLGVMALYLGIEPAGGDINNLMPQMVGTYLPVALVALAFIMIIGSLSSTADSDLSALSSIVMTDIYGQSVGRKNVNPKLMVLIGRITMIVATGLALYFATAKFNILDLLVFVGALWGCLVFPVIASFYWKKVTNLAFSVSVIAALVVFLPVRFQLIPLTGVWALVVELLAIVGVGVVLGIMAFGFFGLRPAVIVGIVASAAVLPFGFGFLRDYETLSGSLVAYAVSFLVCYLLSFRSTQDFDFSVIRKVTGDFDEETPTADETGAAEENGEDDDRATVAPGSDR
- a CDS encoding Gfo/Idh/MocA family protein; the encoded protein is MTRRIGLIGCGDVSVVHVEAIRDIEGLELVGVADTDPQARARAAAATGVPGFADTQELIDAAGPDAVHVATPHDQHIGPSLTALEAGVHVLQEKPLAHTLEEGRRLVDALESAGARPGAPKVGICFQNRYNLASRRLHEMLGAGELGAVRGAWASVVWTRSADYYRARPWRGTWAGSGGGLLINQAIHTLDLVQWLLGGVERTDGHVATRKYGEVIEVEDTAELLLHHPGGITTSFFATLTAPQHRPVELELDCERAYVTLRGGTDGGLTIRWADGRVETLAERSVTSGGRSYWGVSHELLIRDFYARLDEPEPFWIGPGEAMASLGILKEAYRLSGVGPAA
- a CDS encoding ATP-grasp domain-containing protein encodes the protein MTKVGIVITDPQRFDAADTMRDAVPLLAALHRRGAEARAVDWADPEVDWAGFDLVVLRSPWDYAVRPREFDAWLERADSLTRVLNEPALVRWNMDKRYLAQLETAGIPGVPTSYHEEESSLVDALAAAARGTGGSGGPADGAGTPAHVVLKPTVGAGARLTGLLRPDDPAASALGRQILAGPGTVMLQPEVPELSAGREKALYLVDGRFTHAIAKGALLAPGGGLRGGSYRETPQLVEASAAERAFAEQVLATTATVTGLAMPLYARIDIVESATDGLLLLEAELFEPLFHLPLAPAVTEVFAEAILARA